The Brassica oleracea var. oleracea cultivar TO1000 chromosome C7, BOL, whole genome shotgun sequence sequence AGGTGAGAGCTAGTTCTGTACAAAATACATAATTAGTCATTAATTATTCTTTTCCCCCACTGCTCTTACATCAGCTTAATTAAAACCAAACCCTCCTTAGAAGAAGAACATCTGATACATTCTCCCCCAACTTTTCATTTATAGTGTCTCTTCTTATGTTTGGCTTGCGCCAGATTGTGGAAGAAATCTACAACTACTGGCTCGTAATCTGGCATCTTTCCATAACCTGCAAAATGGAATTTTCAAAAGTTCATTTGTCTGCTTCTCTGACAAAATCATATTCAAACTACACAGAAGCTTCAAATACAAAGACTTGCCAGGGAAATAATTGATGTCAATAACAGAAAACACGTTCTTGCTCCCATGTTCCCTGATCATGTCTATGTTGAAAAGCCTAAGTCCCTATCAATACAAAGCAACAAGTTACAGAGAAGAAGAAACAAACTTGAAGTGGGAAAATGTGAGGAAGCAGCAAATTTAATTACCAATAAGGTTCGTAGCTCTTTCACAAGGGCCTCAAGGAAAGGCTTTGGAGGCAGCTCAGCAACGCTAGGTTCCAAATCTGCGTTATCCGCTGAAGCAGCTGCAGATGAAACCCTCGGGAATTTGAAGACGCCATTAGCTTTGGCTTTTTCGCAGTTACTACTCACGTTTGGTAGAGAGAACCGTCTCACCACTTTTATGATATCACCCACCACAAAGACCTTGAACATAACTCCACCTTCATGCACCAAAACAAATGAATAAAGATACATTCGGTATATTACCAAAAGTGTTAAAGGTAAAACCACAAATAGTACCATGATTAACAAACTCTTGCAGGACTAAAGGCGGTTCAAGTTCTGCCAGCGAGCGCTTGTCGTAAGCTAAGAACAACTGATGTGACTTTGCAGTTCCATCGATCCAGAGTGGCTTTGCAACTGGGACAAAATTGAAGTAAGTTTTAAGACCCCAATCATATTATTTGCTCACAATCATCATTTAATGTGAAGTTGTTGAACCTAGTGGAAATTTAAGACCAGCTTCAACAACTCGATCGGCACTAGATGCTGAATCTTTCAAGACAACCAATTGTTTTGGAACATAAATGCTGCCTACAGGGGATTTACCAAAGCAGAAGATTACTAATAGAGTTATTTAAGAGAGTTTTTGAATTTATTATGTCAAAAGAATTTAAGAAAATTATTACCACTGCAATCAGATAGATTCAAATCTGCCATACCCTGAAGCATGGACTGTCGATTATAGATACGCTTTATTGCACTTGGAGGATCAAGCACAGTCACTTCCGGGTTTTTCTGCTGGTAATCCTACAAACATAGTGAAGCAAACATGAGACTGTATAACCAAAATATTGAGTTTGACGATACAATACTAATAATCTAAGTGTATGTAAGGAATAAAAAAATTCTCAAAAGTCCGAACCTCAATAACGTCTTGCCACTCATTTCCCAGTAGCTGCAAGTGCACAATCATATAATTCATTAGATTTCCAGCAAATAAAGAAAAAGGTTCATCTAAAAACATTCTTAGTTCCCACAAACCTTATGCAAGACGACATCAAATGGCCCTTGTTCAGAAAGTGGACGGTTCAAATCGATAGGGACAAAGCAGATGCCTTTTCTCCTAAAATAGACACACAAGTAGTACTGTTAACCCTTTGTTCAAAAACTCAGCTGGAAAAATAAAAAAGGATGAAAGCTAACTAAAAAACCCTTTGTTTGAGAGATTCTAGAACACAATAATATAAGCAGAATCAGTCATTGTTTAAAGTAAAACACCCATGTGGCTGAAGAAGATCTCCAAGCAATAGAAAAAAAAGAGCAAAACATCAAAAGTTTATTATTTTTTTCTGTACAAGGCTAAAGTCAAAACTTCAACAGAGACTAATCCAAAGGGATTTATTCAAAGGAATATTCCCCGTAGAAACAAGGTTCCAGATACCTCAAGTATACTAATAAGTGCATGTCTAAGCAAGGACTCATAAAGGACAAAAAACATGGCACATGACAAGACAGAGTAGCTAGTGGCTTTGGTCCTCCACAACAGAATCATGCTATACCAAAAACAAGAGCAAGGAAACAAGAACCAAATCTAGTTAAAATGTCAAAAGTCCTAAGTATCTAATCCTTTTGAAAATTTGAAAATGAACAGTGGTCTCAGGAAAAGAAACACACACACACTTGATTATCATGAGACAAGCCACTTGTGTTATGTTTCATTACCTAGCCATGAATTCAAGCTCGGGCTGCAAGAAACTCTTCTTCTTCTTGGAAGTCAGAGCATACCCCACGACGAGTTTCTGCGTCTGCTGAAACAGAGGCCGCTCGACCTGAAACGGCGCCGTTTCGGCCACCACTTCTCGGTTTTCCTCAGCGCCCAAGCTCTCGCCTTCCAATCTCATACCAAGGTCTTCAAATCCGCCGCAGGAGAACCCTAGATTGCACGGTATCCTCAAATCACGCCTCAATCTGGCGGTCTCGATATCTCCGGAAGCGAGAGTCCCAAACATTTTCTAGAGAGAGAGAGAGAGATGGGTAAGAAGAAAGGTAGATCCTTTTTAAGATCCTAGGCTCTGCTCTACAGTTTCAGGCTGCTGATAAACTAGAAGAGAGCGAGAGAGCAAGAGAGCGAGAGAGCAAGAGAGAGAGAGAGAGAGAGATGCGCTCGAGACTATACGTGTTCGGTCACAAGTTCAGAGGCGAGAGAAATGAGATTTGTGAGAATGTTGAGGGAGTGATTAGACTCGGAATCATGTATTTATAGAGGAAGAAGAGAGATTGAATGAATTTTTCAAGAATAAAGATATGTTAAGTTGTTAACAGTGAAAATGGTCGTCCCCTAAAGCTTTGCTGATATT is a genomic window containing:
- the LOC106307058 gene encoding inositol-tetrakisphosphate 1-kinase 2-like is translated as MFGTLASGDIETARLRRDLRIPCNLGFSCGGFEDLGMRLEGESLGAEENREVVAETAPFQVERPLFQQTQKLVVGYALTSKKKKSFLQPELEFMARRKGICFVPIDLNRPLSEQGPFDVVLHKLLGNEWQDVIEDYQQKNPEVTVLDPPSAIKRIYNRQSMLQGMADLNLSDCSGSIYVPKQLVVLKDSASSADRVVEAGLKFPLVAKPLWIDGTAKSHQLFLAYDKRSLAELEPPLVLQEFVNHGGVMFKVFVVGDIIKVVRRFSLPNVSSNCEKAKANGVFKFPRVSSAAASADNADLEPSVAELPPKPFLEALVKELRTLLGLRLFNIDMIREHGSKNVFSVIDINYFPGYGKMPDYEPVVVDFFHNLAQAKHKKRHYK